A part of Anolis sagrei isolate rAnoSag1 chromosome 3, rAnoSag1.mat, whole genome shotgun sequence genomic DNA contains:
- the GJA5 gene encoding gap junction alpha-5 protein has product MGDWSFLGEFLEEVHKHSTVVGKVWLTVLFIFRMLVLGTAAESSWGDEQSDFMCDSRQPGCENVCYDKAFPISHVRYWVLQIIFVSTPSLLYMGHAMHTVRMEEKRKLKEAKEGSKAIQSKGDVFHQQEYPPPEKGELSCWDDSNGRIILQGTLLNTYVCSILIRTGMEVAFIVGQYMLYGIFLETLYVCNRQPCPHPVNCYVSRPTEKNIFIVFMLAVAALSLFLSLAELYHLAWKKVKQRFSRSSKNSPRSNTGVLEAEIQGKKPAQSCTPPPDFNQCLANPGGKYISPFSNKMASQQNTANFATERVHSQDDIIGEVPFIQVNYTQNPEARNNSAPGLLSNGYLPDKRRLSKTSHASSKARSDDLSV; this is encoded by the coding sequence ATGGGTGATTGGAGCTTTTTAGGAGAATTCCTGGAGGAAGTCCATAAGCATTCTACTGTGGTGGGGAAAGTCTGGCTGACTGTGCTCTTCATCTTCCGGATGCTTGTCCTGGGCACAGCTGCGGAGTCCTCCTGGGGTGACGAACAGTCGGACTTCATGTGCGACAGCCGGCAGCCTGGTTGTGAGAATGTCTGCTATGACAAAGCTTTCCCCATCTCCCACGTCAGGTATTGGGTCCTTCAGATTATCTTTGTCTCCACCCCTTCCCTGCTGTACATGGGACATGCGATGCACACAGTGCGCATGGAGGAGAAGAGGAAACTTAAGGAAGCCAAGGAAGGTTCAAAGGCAATCCAGAGCAAGGGTGATGTTTTCCATCAACAGGAGTATCCACCGCCAGAGAAGGGCGAGCTGTCCTGCTGGGATGATTCAAATGGGAGAATCATTCTGCAAGGCACTTTGCTGAACACCTATGTCTGTAGCATCTTAATCCGTACTGGTATGGAAGTAGCCTTCATCGTGGGGCAGTACATGCTGTATGGAATCTTCCTTGAAACCCTCTATGTATGTAATCGGCAACCATGCCCTCACCCAGTCAACTGCTATGTTTCTCGGCCGACAGAGAAGAACATCTTTATTGTTTTCATGCTTGCCGTGGCAGCACTCTCTCTTTTCTTAAGCCTGGCCGAACTGTATCATTTGGCATGGAAAAAGGTCAAGCAGAGGTTCTCCCGCTCTTCCAAGAACAGCCCTAGATCAAATACTGGGGTACTGGAGGCAGAGATCCAAGGGAAAAAACCGGCACAGAGCTGCACCCCTCCTCCAGATTTTAACCAGTGTTTGGCCAACCCTGGTGGAAAGTATATCAGCCCGTTCAGCAACAAAATGGCTTCCCAGCAGAACACAGCCAATTTTGCAACAGAGAGGGTTCACAGCCAAGATGATATCATTGGGGAAGTCCCATTTATCCAAGTGAACTACACACAGAACCCTGAGGCCAGGAATAATTCTGCACCCGGCTTGCTCTCAAATGGCTACCTGCCTGACAAACGCAGGCTTAGTAAAACCAGCCACGCCAGCAGTAAGGCTAGATCCGATGACCTGTCTGTGTGA